In Flammeovirgaceae bacterium 311, one DNA window encodes the following:
- a CDS encoding restriction/modification methyltransferase (COG0286 Type I restriction-modification system methyltransferase subunit), with protein sequence MNHASHNKLVSFIWSIADDCLRDVYVRGKYRDVILPMVVLRRIDALLEPTKAEVLEEWRFQREEMGFTEPEANGLTEVSGFVFYNTSEWTLQRLQATATNNQQILEANFKAYLDGFSANVKEIIAKFNLRSQVKHMANKDVLLAVLEKFNSPYINLTPYEKVDPDGRKLPPLSNLGMGYVFEELIRKFNEENNEEAGEHFTPREVIDLMTHLVFEPIKEALPPVMTIYDPACGSGGMLTESQNFIKDPEGEIRAEGDVYLFGKEINDETYAICKSDMMIKGNDPENIRNGSTLSTDEFRGKHFDFMLSNPPYGKSWSSEVRYIKDGNEIIDPRFQVTLKNYWGEEEVVDATPRSSDGQLLFLMEMVDKMKPAHISPTGSRIASVHNGSSLFTGDAGGGESNIRRYIIENDLLEAIIQLPNNLFYNTGITTYIWLLSNSKAPHRRGKVQLIDAGQLYQKLRKNLGNKNCEFSPEHIREIVQVYESLQTIERKGDEGIASKVFDNSDFGYYKITIERPKRLIAQFTSERIAELRFDKGLREPMEWAYSEFGEEVYTNLPSHEKAILGWAEKQELNLSAKQAKALVSKATWQKQLELVNAATKLMQAVGSEEYSDFNVFRDKVEAALKPCKMKLSASEKKAILNAVSWYDAAAEKVVKGTTKLQGEKLERLLDRLGCDETQLPDYGYYPTAKKGEYLEYETESDLRDTENVPLNEQIYDYFLREVKPHVAEAWINLEATKVGYEISFNKYFYRHKPLRSIEEVSSDILTLEVESDGLIREILTLA encoded by the coding sequence ATGAACCACGCCTCTCACAATAAATTAGTCTCCTTCATCTGGTCCATAGCCGACGACTGCCTGCGCGATGTGTATGTGCGGGGTAAGTACCGGGATGTAATCTTACCCATGGTAGTATTGCGTCGTATTGATGCACTGCTGGAGCCAACCAAAGCAGAAGTGCTGGAGGAATGGCGCTTTCAGCGGGAGGAGATGGGCTTTACAGAACCTGAGGCCAATGGCCTTACAGAAGTGTCAGGCTTTGTATTTTACAATACCAGTGAATGGACTTTGCAGCGCCTGCAGGCTACGGCTACGAATAACCAGCAGATACTGGAGGCAAACTTTAAAGCCTACTTGGATGGCTTTAGCGCTAACGTTAAGGAGATCATAGCCAAATTTAACCTGCGCAGCCAGGTGAAGCACATGGCCAACAAAGATGTGCTGCTGGCGGTGCTGGAGAAATTTAATTCTCCTTACATCAACCTAACGCCCTACGAGAAAGTAGATCCTGACGGACGCAAACTGCCGCCCCTGAGCAACCTGGGCATGGGCTATGTTTTTGAGGAGCTGATCCGGAAATTCAACGAAGAAAACAACGAAGAGGCCGGAGAACACTTTACCCCGCGCGAGGTAATTGACCTGATGACGCACCTGGTCTTTGAGCCAATAAAGGAAGCGCTGCCGCCGGTAATGACGATTTATGACCCTGCCTGTGGATCTGGTGGTATGCTTACAGAGTCGCAGAACTTTATCAAAGATCCGGAAGGAGAGATCCGTGCCGAGGGTGACGTATACCTGTTCGGTAAAGAGATAAACGACGAGACCTACGCCATTTGCAAGTCCGATATGATGATCAAGGGTAATGACCCTGAAAATATCCGCAATGGCTCTACGCTCTCAACAGATGAGTTTAGGGGTAAGCACTTTGACTTTATGCTTTCCAATCCGCCCTATGGCAAATCCTGGAGCAGTGAAGTGCGTTACATCAAGGACGGAAATGAAATTATTGATCCACGCTTTCAGGTAACGCTTAAAAACTACTGGGGCGAAGAAGAAGTGGTGGATGCTACTCCTCGTTCTTCCGACGGACAGCTACTATTCCTGATGGAAATGGTGGATAAGATGAAGCCTGCTCACATTAGCCCTACCGGATCGCGTATAGCTTCCGTTCATAACGGCTCCAGTCTTTTCACTGGCGATGCTGGAGGAGGAGAAAGCAACATCCGTCGCTATATTATCGAGAACGACCTTCTGGAGGCTATTATTCAGTTGCCAAACAACCTCTTTTACAACACAGGTATTACCACCTACATCTGGCTACTGAGCAATAGCAAAGCGCCCCACCGAAGGGGAAAGGTGCAGCTGATCGATGCAGGTCAGCTATACCAGAAACTACGCAAAAACCTGGGCAATAAAAACTGCGAATTCTCTCCTGAGCACATCAGGGAGATAGTGCAGGTATATGAAAGCTTGCAGACCATAGAGCGCAAAGGTGACGAGGGCATAGCCTCCAAAGTATTCGATAATAGCGATTTTGGCTACTACAAGATAACTATAGAACGCCCTAAGCGGCTGATAGCTCAGTTTACTTCCGAGCGCATTGCTGAGCTGCGCTTCGACAAAGGCCTGCGGGAGCCGATGGAATGGGCTTATTCCGAGTTTGGCGAGGAAGTATATACGAATCTTCCCAGTCATGAAAAAGCTATCCTGGGTTGGGCAGAGAAGCAGGAGCTCAACCTGAGCGCTAAACAGGCTAAGGCGCTGGTGAGCAAAGCCACTTGGCAAAAGCAGCTGGAGCTAGTGAATGCGGCTACCAAATTGATGCAAGCCGTTGGTAGTGAGGAATACAGCGACTTCAATGTCTTTCGCGATAAAGTAGAAGCTGCCCTTAAGCCGTGTAAGATGAAGCTGTCGGCTTCAGAGAAGAAAGCCATCCTGAATGCAGTGAGTTGGTATGATGCCGCCGCCGAAAAGGTGGTGAAAGGCACAACTAAGCTGCAAGGAGAGAAGCTGGAACGCCTGCTCGACCGCCTGGGCTGTGATGAAACCCAATTGCCTGACTATGGCTACTATCCGACCGCCAAAAAAGGGGAGTACTTGGAATATGAAACTGAAAGTGACCTGCGCGACACCGAGAACGTGCCCCTGAATGAGCAGATATATGATTACTTCCTGCGCGAAGTAAAACCGCATGTGGCTGAGGCTTGGATTAATTTAGAGGCCACCAAAGTTGGCTATGAGATCAGCTTTAACAAATACTTCTATCGCCATAAGCCTCTGCGCAGTATAGAGGAAGTAAGTAGTGATATTCTGACTTTGGAAGTAGAGAGTGATGGTCTTATCCGTGAAATCTTAACTCTAGCCTAA
- a CDS encoding hypothetical protein (COG1479 Uncharacterized conserved protein): protein MSSESIKTLSLRELFGAEQYVIPIYQRNYAWEAKEINQLIQDIADYAVRNKPIAKGLFDEGADNYYIGTLVVYERSHNGNTTYETIDGQQRLTTLNVLINVLRREFGSEINSTLPRSILNISFDSRPHATETLYAIAADTDEVPYQSNKTYSPAIKRAYTIAHTSLPKILKDARLELDDFYAYLMSRVFILRVSVPHDTDLNHYFEIMNNRGEQLEKHEILKARLLEKIQQDKIAGNVFSKVWEACADMERYVQYGFPVEQRRALFQAGDDWNTLRVNSFEDLTQRLAPLQQNREQREQDGLEVDSLSIEEILVRGIQFTEEKKDTEEAPERFSSVISFPNFLLHVLRIQTREDIPLDDKRLLETFDLYLKGDEQSTIAFVHHFCFSLLKAKFLFDKYIIKREILNGKEEWSLKRLKRYAAGNVSWVNTFGEEDVSKGENQNLIMLLAMFHVSAPTQIYKHWLNAALNFVFERQEVDAQLYQEYLENLARTYLFNRYLKKEPDDYYQIIYKGVTRPEEVEIDKTRLNQGTAVENFIFNYLDYLLWKREFKGHQNFEFAFRTSVEHYYPQRPLGNIEKLKSGIDDFGNLCLISSSKNSQLSNNLPSGKKDYYHKVGADSLKQQRMMDYDNWGVDEIREHGSEMETILFEELINFSAHA from the coding sequence ATGAGCAGTGAATCAATTAAAACCCTAAGCCTGCGGGAGCTTTTTGGTGCGGAGCAATACGTTATTCCCATTTACCAGCGCAACTATGCCTGGGAGGCAAAAGAAATAAATCAGCTCATCCAGGATATTGCAGATTATGCAGTTAGGAATAAGCCAATTGCTAAAGGCTTGTTTGATGAAGGGGCAGATAATTACTACATAGGCACACTGGTAGTATATGAACGCAGCCACAATGGCAATACTACCTACGAAACCATTGACGGACAGCAGCGGCTAACAACCTTGAACGTTCTAATCAATGTACTCCGGCGAGAGTTTGGAAGTGAGATTAATAGTACACTGCCCAGATCTATCCTGAATATTTCCTTCGATAGCCGTCCACATGCAACAGAAACACTGTATGCGATAGCAGCAGATACGGATGAAGTTCCCTATCAGTCGAACAAAACCTATTCTCCAGCTATAAAGAGAGCCTATACAATTGCACATACCTCCTTGCCTAAAATACTTAAGGATGCCAGGCTCGAGCTGGATGATTTTTATGCATACCTGATGAGCCGTGTGTTCATTCTCCGGGTATCGGTACCACACGATACTGATCTCAATCATTACTTTGAGATCATGAATAATCGGGGAGAGCAGCTCGAAAAGCATGAGATACTTAAAGCCCGATTACTGGAAAAGATACAGCAAGATAAAATAGCTGGCAATGTATTCAGTAAGGTATGGGAAGCCTGTGCTGACATGGAGCGTTACGTACAGTATGGATTTCCAGTAGAACAGCGTAGAGCTTTATTTCAGGCAGGGGATGATTGGAATACACTGCGTGTAAATAGCTTCGAAGATCTAACGCAGAGGCTTGCTCCACTTCAACAGAACAGGGAGCAGAGAGAACAAGATGGCTTGGAAGTAGATAGTCTTAGTATTGAAGAAATATTAGTAAGAGGAATTCAATTTACAGAGGAAAAGAAAGACACTGAGGAGGCGCCAGAACGTTTCAGTTCAGTCATAAGCTTTCCAAATTTTTTGTTGCATGTGCTGCGCATCCAAACAAGAGAAGACATTCCCCTGGATGATAAGCGTCTCCTCGAAACCTTTGATCTGTACCTGAAGGGAGATGAGCAAAGTACTATTGCCTTTGTGCATCACTTCTGCTTCAGCCTTCTCAAGGCTAAGTTTCTGTTTGATAAATACATTATCAAGCGAGAAATACTTAATGGGAAGGAAGAGTGGAGCTTAAAACGCTTAAAACGCTATGCGGCAGGAAATGTAAGCTGGGTGAATACTTTCGGTGAGGAAGATGTGAGTAAGGGAGAAAACCAGAATCTTATAATGCTATTGGCTATGTTTCATGTATCTGCTCCTACACAGATCTATAAACATTGGTTAAATGCTGCCTTGAATTTTGTATTTGAAAGACAGGAAGTTGATGCCCAGCTGTATCAGGAGTACCTCGAAAATTTGGCAAGAACCTACCTTTTTAACCGCTATCTGAAAAAGGAACCAGATGATTACTATCAGATCATCTACAAAGGCGTTACAAGGCCGGAAGAGGTAGAGATAGACAAGACTCGTTTAAACCAGGGTACGGCAGTTGAAAACTTCATTTTCAATTACCTGGATTATCTGTTGTGGAAAAGAGAATTTAAAGGGCATCAGAATTTTGAGTTTGCTTTCCGTACCTCTGTCGAGCATTACTACCCTCAAAGACCTTTGGGAAACATCGAGAAACTTAAAAGTGGCATAGACGATTTCGGAAACCTATGCTTAATAAGCAGCAGCAAGAATTCCCAACTGAGCAACAACCTGCCTTCAGGCAAGAAGGACTACTACCACAAAGTAGGCGCTGACAGTCTTAAGCAACAGCGTATGATGGACTATGATAATTGGGGAGTAGACGAGATCAGAGAACACGGTAGTGAAATGGAAACTATTCTTTTTGAAGAACTTATAAACTTTAGCGCCCATGCCTAG
- a CDS encoding peptidase S1 and S6 chymotrypsin/Hap (COG0265 Trypsin-like serine proteases, typically periplasmic, contain C-terminal PDZ domain), translated as MKIAHLILALTITATAVSCGEFSSKNAELANDSIKHAQELILKEKESKIRELEARLEKNELQEKYNSETSKLQEEIKSLKQSASVNNLTELYKKNKNAVFTIYTKEKEGVGQGTCFVIDPSGLALTNYHVLATASNALVVNEAQDKFMITEVLEYSEENDYVLFRLGPNDRVFDYVPIANLESEIGSKCFAIGNPRDLTLTLSEGLVSGYREANSRIQTTASITNGSSGGPLFNQDGEVIGITTSGITEAAANLNFAVNIKEVAGLYRLLNLEEKESTKRLNPASGDLTTILAEYQKSLLVEDIGKLYSFYADSLDRFHALFNISKNTAIEDHIGYLKRYKIEELSFDRESFHSYEKNGEHYAFFTNKLKLTRRKDNRRLSYITSTVVIFDMHKRIKSVFENILERK; from the coding sequence ATGAAGATCGCTCACCTGATCCTAGCCCTAACTATCACTGCTACGGCAGTAAGCTGTGGTGAATTTTCATCCAAGAATGCAGAATTAGCAAATGATTCTATAAAGCATGCCCAGGAATTGATCCTGAAAGAGAAGGAATCTAAAATAAGGGAACTTGAAGCTAGGCTTGAGAAGAATGAGCTGCAGGAAAAATATAATAGCGAAACTAGCAAACTTCAGGAGGAAATTAAATCTCTAAAGCAATCAGCAAGCGTTAATAACCTGACAGAGCTTTACAAGAAAAATAAAAATGCTGTCTTCACAATTTACACTAAAGAAAAAGAAGGGGTAGGTCAAGGGACTTGTTTTGTAATTGATCCAAGTGGACTTGCTTTAACTAACTATCATGTTTTAGCAACAGCCTCGAATGCCTTAGTTGTTAATGAGGCTCAGGACAAATTCATGATTACAGAAGTGCTGGAATACAGTGAAGAAAATGATTATGTTCTGTTTCGCTTGGGCCCAAATGACCGCGTTTTTGATTATGTGCCAATCGCAAATCTAGAGTCTGAAATAGGGTCGAAGTGCTTCGCAATAGGTAATCCACGTGATCTAACGTTAACATTATCAGAAGGATTAGTTTCAGGATACCGTGAGGCCAATAGCCGGATTCAAACCACAGCATCTATTACTAATGGCAGTAGCGGAGGACCGTTATTCAATCAGGATGGCGAAGTAATTGGAATAACGACATCAGGGATTACAGAGGCTGCTGCCAATTTAAATTTTGCAGTTAATATAAAGGAAGTAGCCGGCCTGTATAGACTTTTAAACCTGGAAGAGAAGGAAAGTACTAAAAGGTTAAATCCAGCTTCTGGTGATTTAACTACAATACTGGCTGAATATCAAAAAAGCTTATTGGTAGAAGATATTGGCAAGCTGTATTCATTTTATGCAGATTCATTAGACAGATTTCATGCGCTTTTCAATATTTCAAAGAATACTGCAATCGAAGATCATATTGGCTACCTAAAAAGATATAAAATAGAAGAGCTGTCTTTTGATAGAGAGTCATTCCATTCCTATGAAAAGAATGGGGAGCACTATGCTTTCTTTACAAATAAGCTAAAACTGACCAGAAGAAAAGATAATAGGAGGTTGAGTTACATAACCAGCACAGTTGTGATATTTGATATGCATAAGCGGATAAAAAGTGTTTTTGAGAATATTTTAGAGAGGAAGTAG
- a CDS encoding type I restriction-modification system specificity subunit S (COG0732 Restriction endonuclease S subunits) has protein sequence MEAIVEEALIVKYPAYKDSGVEWLGDVPSHWKIVSLGSLLELKSDKNHPDYEVLSVYREYGVIPKDSRDDNHNATSLDTTNYKAVEPGDLVVNKMKAWQGSMGISGHKGIVSPAYITCKVTSREVYSKYLHQLLRSNSYIGEYNRISYGVRVGQWDMHYEDFKKVITLLPPKEEQTAIAQFLDRKTAQIDKAIAIKVKQIELLKERRQILIHNAVIRGLNPEVPMKDSGVEWIGEIPMHWKLTQIKKIALTTSGGTPPSGNVDRYYNGHIPWVRTTDLNNDELFDVPEKITDNAIRDTACKLVPENTVCVAMYGGPGTIGKHAILRIKATLNQALCGIVGSEKLHSEFLYYYIKFCRPYWMIGAKGTRIDPNINQDEVRNMAITLPPKSEQIAISEYISDASGKIIKAITLKEKETEKLQEYKASLINSAVTGKIKVC, from the coding sequence ATGGAAGCAATAGTAGAAGAAGCACTAATAGTGAAATATCCTGCTTATAAAGATTCTGGAGTTGAGTGGCTGGGTGATGTTCCGTCGCATTGGAAAATTGTTTCATTAGGCTCCCTTCTTGAGCTAAAAAGCGATAAGAATCATCCTGATTATGAGGTGCTTTCTGTTTATAGGGAGTATGGTGTAATTCCAAAAGACTCAAGGGATGATAATCATAACGCTACTTCACTTGATACAACCAATTACAAAGCAGTTGAGCCGGGAGATTTAGTTGTAAATAAAATGAAAGCCTGGCAAGGGTCAATGGGGATTAGCGGACATAAAGGTATAGTGAGTCCTGCCTATATTACTTGTAAAGTAACATCAAGAGAAGTTTACTCAAAGTACCTTCACCAGTTGTTAAGAAGCAACTCTTACATTGGTGAGTATAATAGAATTTCATATGGTGTAAGAGTAGGGCAATGGGACATGCACTATGAAGACTTTAAGAAAGTTATTACGCTCCTTCCACCCAAAGAAGAACAAACCGCTATCGCCCAATTCCTTGACCGCAAAACAGCCCAGATAGACAAAGCCATAGCCATAAAAGTAAAGCAGATAGAGCTACTCAAAGAGCGTAGGCAAATTCTTATTCACAATGCCGTTATCCGTGGGCTGAATCCTGAAGTGCCGATGAAGGATAGTGGTGTGGAATGGATAGGGGAGATACCTATGCATTGGAAACTAACTCAAATAAAAAAAATTGCTTTGACAACAAGTGGTGGAACACCTCCAAGCGGTAATGTTGACCGATATTATAATGGCCACATACCCTGGGTAAGAACTACTGATTTAAATAATGATGAGTTATTTGATGTTCCTGAAAAAATAACTGATAACGCAATTAGGGATACAGCATGTAAATTAGTTCCTGAAAATACTGTGTGCGTGGCAATGTATGGTGGGCCTGGGACAATAGGCAAGCATGCAATTTTAAGAATTAAAGCTACCCTAAATCAGGCGCTGTGTGGTATAGTAGGATCTGAAAAGTTGCATTCTGAGTTTCTCTACTACTATATAAAGTTCTGTAGGCCGTACTGGATGATTGGTGCGAAAGGTACCAGAATTGACCCTAACATCAATCAGGATGAAGTTAGAAATATGGCCATCACTCTTCCTCCGAAGTCTGAGCAAATTGCTATCTCTGAATACATAAGTGATGCAAGTGGTAAGATCATAAAAGCAATAACCTTAAAAGAAAAGGAAACTGAGAAGTTGCAAGAGTACAAAGCAAGCCTTATCAATAGTGCTGTAACAGGTAAAATAAAGGTGTGTTGA
- a CDS encoding hypothetical protein (COG1479 Uncharacterized conserved protein) has protein sequence MEATVTIAHHSQHTNGKEGKHFTFTPRLVKVKELLANSSIKIPHYQRPYKWTLKNVNQLLDDILHHHKHTAYRLGTLVMHREKEREVHHIVDGQQRSITITLIAYAIFRERQDELKKISKAEHLSTYQPKLASLRFSDKLSQKNIQQNYEEIKRRIREFDSEAIQFFYDKCELVEVVIQNISEAFQFFDSQNARGRDLEPHDLLKAFHLREMAHTATEQEKLESVADWEAMDTERLASLFGNYLFRIRNWSKGYPARYFTKSDVQIFKGISPEVKEKYPFADLYRIGHYYVKAYNEDYHRQIDRGQMPYPFQLDGVLMNGKRFFEMVGYYQQLLEKVKSLKTEIKQGNNSLAKIILEKLDAYPGHDRTGDKYVRTLFDGCLLYYLDKFGVQEIDRAIEKFFIWSYSLRLQQHSVKLASMDNHALGEMPLLQQAPFFKLMQEALRPAEIFSIPLPEVKELKGTKVEEIQKLFQQLHYLP, from the coding sequence ATGGAGGCTACAGTAACCATAGCGCATCATTCTCAACACACTAATGGTAAAGAAGGGAAACACTTTACTTTCACCCCTAGGCTAGTGAAGGTAAAAGAGCTGTTAGCTAATAGCAGTATCAAGATCCCCCATTATCAGCGTCCTTACAAATGGACACTAAAGAATGTAAACCAACTGCTGGATGATATTCTGCATCACCATAAGCATACAGCTTATCGTTTAGGTACGCTCGTCATGCATCGGGAAAAGGAGAGGGAAGTGCACCATATTGTAGATGGCCAGCAGCGTAGCATTACCATTACGCTGATCGCTTATGCCATCTTTCGAGAGAGGCAGGATGAGCTTAAGAAGATTAGCAAAGCAGAGCATCTAAGTACCTATCAGCCTAAATTGGCTTCCCTACGCTTCAGCGATAAGCTATCTCAAAAGAATATTCAGCAAAACTACGAGGAGATTAAAAGACGAATACGGGAGTTTGATTCAGAGGCAATCCAGTTCTTTTACGATAAGTGTGAATTAGTAGAAGTGGTCATTCAGAATATCTCGGAAGCCTTTCAGTTTTTTGATTCTCAAAATGCTCGCGGCCGCGACCTGGAGCCCCACGATCTGCTTAAGGCTTTCCACTTGCGCGAAATGGCCCACACCGCCACTGAGCAGGAAAAGCTGGAGAGTGTAGCTGACTGGGAAGCAATGGATACTGAGCGACTGGCCAGCCTGTTCGGGAATTACCTCTTTCGCATACGCAACTGGTCAAAAGGATATCCTGCCCGTTACTTCACAAAAAGTGATGTACAGATCTTTAAAGGAATAAGCCCGGAAGTAAAAGAAAAATATCCTTTTGCTGATCTGTACCGCATTGGTCACTATTATGTAAAAGCCTATAATGAGGACTATCACCGTCAGATAGATAGGGGACAAATGCCATATCCCTTTCAATTAGATGGAGTACTCATGAATGGCAAGCGCTTTTTTGAGATGGTAGGCTATTATCAACAACTGCTGGAGAAGGTAAAATCACTTAAAACAGAAATCAAGCAAGGAAATAACAGTTTGGCTAAAATCATTCTTGAAAAGCTTGATGCCTATCCTGGTCATGATCGCACGGGTGATAAATACGTGCGTACGCTTTTCGACGGTTGCTTACTTTACTACCTCGATAAGTTTGGAGTCCAGGAGATAGACCGAGCTATTGAAAAATTCTTTATCTGGTCGTATAGCCTGCGCCTGCAGCAGCATTCTGTTAAGTTGGCTTCCATGGATAATCATGCCCTTGGAGAAATGCCACTCCTGCAACAGGCTCCCTTCTTTAAACTTATGCAGGAAGCACTCCGGCCAGCTGAGATATTCAGCATTCCACTACCTGAGGTGAAAGAGCTGAAGGGAACAAAAGTAGAGGAAATTCAAAAGTTGTTTCAGCAATTACATTATCTCCCATGA